One window from the genome of Penaeus monodon isolate SGIC_2016 chromosome 4, NSTDA_Pmon_1, whole genome shotgun sequence encodes:
- the LOC119572477 gene encoding cuticle protein 7-like: LCSLVQLILVVGALAALASAVPRPDTPPVYGAPPPVYGAPPPTYKQPGMPFDFSYAVRDPYSGNDYAHQETSDGHVTSGSYRVVLPDGRTEIVEFNADHDNGYVANVAYEGEASYPAPAPSYHPAPSYHVPTPSYPPPPPHPHQ, encoded by the coding sequence CTCTGCTCCCTCGTGCAGTTGATCCTCGTGGTGGGCGCCCTCGCGGCCCTGGCCTCCGCCGTCCCCCGTCCCGACACTCCTCCCGTCTACGGCGCTCCTCCTCCCGTCTACGGCGCTCCTCCTCCGACCTACAAGCAGCCAGGAATGCCCTTTGACTTCAGCTACGCCGTCAGGGACCCCTACTCGGGCAACGACTACGCTCATCAGGAGACCAGCGACGGTCACGTCACCTCCGGATCGTACAGAGTGGTTCTTCCCGACGGCCGAACCGAGATCGTGGAATTCAACGCCGATCACGACAACGGCTACGTCGCCAACGTCGCCTACGAGGGGGAGGCCTCctaccccgcccccgccccttcCTACCACCCCGCTCCTTCCTACCACGTCCCCACCCCCTCttacccacctcccccaccccacccacatcaGTAA
- the LOC119572478 gene encoding cuticle protein 18.6-like, producing the protein MICQLLKKVDAVLKQQLSMQPCFLQLILLVGALAAMASAIPRPDTPPVYRAPPPTYKQPGMPFDFSYAVRDPYSGNDYAHQEISDGQVTSGSYRVALPDGRTEIVEFTADHAPAPSYHPAPSYHSPSYPLPPPHPHQ; encoded by the exons ATGATTTGTC AGTTATTGAAGAAAGTCGACGCTGTACTGAAGCAACAGCTGAGCATGCAGC CCTGTTTCCTGCAGCTGATCCTCCTGGTGGGCGCCCTTGCGGCCATGGCCTCCGCCATCCCCCGTCCCGACACTCCTCCCGTCTACCGTGCTCCTCCACCGACCTACAAGCAGCCAGGAATGCCCTTCGACTTCAGCTACGCCGTCAGGGACCCCTACTCGGGCAACGACTACGCCCATCAGGAGATCAGCGACGGCCAAGTCACCTCCGGATCGTACAGAGTGGCTCTTCCCGACGGCCGAACCGAGATCGTGGAATTCACCGCCGATCACGCCCCCGCTCCCTCCTACCACCCCGCTCCCTCCTACCACTCACCTTCCTAcccacttcccccaccccacccacatcaATAA
- the LOC119598675 gene encoding cuticle protein 18.6-like produces MKLILLVGALAAMASAVPRPDSPPVYGAPPPTYKQPGMPFDFSYAVKDYSGNDYAHAQTSDGHVTSGSYRVALPDGRTEIVEFSADHDNGYVANVAYEGEASYPAPAPSYHPAPAPSYPAPPPPPTYA; encoded by the exons ATGAAA CTGATCCTACTGGTGGGCGCCCTTGCGGCCATGGCCTCCGCCGTCCCCCGTCCCGACTCTCCTCCCGTCTACGGCGCTCCTCCACCGACCTACAAGCAGCCAGGAATGCCCTTCGATTTCAGTTACGCCGTCAAGGACTACTCGGGCAACGACTACGCCCACGCCCAGACCAGCGACGGTCACGTCACCTCCGGATCGTACAGAGTGGCTCTTCCCGACGGCCGAACCGAGATCGTGGAATTCAGCGCCGATCACGACAACGGCTACGTCGCCAACGTCGCCTACGAGGGGGAGGCCTCctaccccgcccccgccccctcctaccACCCCGCCCCCGCTCCCTCCTACCCtgctccaccacccccaccaacctaCGCCTAA
- the LOC119598682 gene encoding cuticle protein 18.6-like has product MRLILLVGALVAVASAAPRPDSPPVYGAPPPTYKQPGMPFEFAYAVQDDYSGNNYAHQETSDGQVTSGSYRVALPDGRTEIVEFTADHDNGYVANVAYEGEASYPAPAPSYPAPAPSYPAPPPPPTYA; this is encoded by the exons ATGAGA CTGATCCTCCTAGTGGGCGCCCTTGTGGCTGTGGCCTCCGCCGCCCCCCGCCCCGACTCTCCTCCCGTCTACGGCGCTCCTCCTCCGACCTACAAGCAGCCAGGAATGCCCTTCGAGTTCGCCTACGCCGTCCAGGATGACTACTCAGGCAACAACTACGCCCATCAGGAGACCAGCGACGGCCAAGTCACCTCCGGATCCTACAGAGTGGCTCTTCCCGACGGCCGAACCGAGATCGTGGAATTCACCGCCGATCACGACAACGGTTACGTCGCCAACGTCGCCTATGAGGGGGAAGCCTCCTACcccgcccctgccccctcctACCCCGCCCCCGCTCCCTCCTACCctgccccaccacccccacccacctacgCCTAA
- the LOC119598687 gene encoding LOW QUALITY PROTEIN: cuticle protein 18.6-like (The sequence of the model RefSeq protein was modified relative to this genomic sequence to represent the inferred CDS: deleted 1 base in 1 codon), which produces MSAKLVLLVALAAVASAAPRPDSPPVYGAPPPTYKQPGMPFEFAYAVQDDYSGNNYAHQETSDGQVTSGSYRVALPDGRTEIVEFTADHDNGYVANVAYEGEASYPAPAPSYPAPAPSYPAPPPPPTYA; this is translated from the exons ATGTCTGCTAAG CTCGTTCTCCTGGTCGCCCTCGCGGCTGTGGCCTCCGCCGCCCCCCGCCCCGACTCTCCTCCCGTCTACGGCGCTCCTCCTCCGACCTACAAGCAGCCAGGAATGCCCTTCGAGTTCGCCTACGCCGTCCAGGATGACTACTCAGGCAACAACTACGCCCATCAGGAGACCAGCGACGGCCAAGTCACCTCCGGATCCTACAGAGTGGCTCTTCCCGACGGCCGAACCGAGATCGTGGAATTCACCGCCGATCACGACAACGGTTACGTCGCCAACGTCGCCTATGAG GGAGAAGCCTCCTACCCCGCCCCTGCCCCCTCTTACCCCGCCCCCGCTCCCTCTTACCctgccccaccacccccacccacctacgCCTAA